A single region of the Strigops habroptila isolate Jane chromosome 3, bStrHab1.2.pri, whole genome shotgun sequence genome encodes:
- the ZGRF1 gene encoding protein ZGRF1 isoform X1 yields MASQEFTVLYTHQKMKKSKTWQDGILKIRSGSNKAVLFDDKGQCLESIFLKSQVNAGDNLESERYLITVEALKVNEKSFEDQPREAETPAVDRNGVKSGVPPPRHLCVGLKRKFTSFQGPRQVEKKTSTTEEREKTTLPLSKQCEGAFPSKFYGTSPLFSTICQKDAETSASADFREDACTENNSKHMSLSSLLSAPFLDRCEETEKQNPGQSIMRPESPLITGHTKSSSQRAAHGAASHSIRSTAQILALLKSKPAQGCREQTTPQGTQCLSRFQASENTDSLYKRKTTILSAFSGKPAKRLMENIQHLPCTKGIANDNKECNAEMLLNSAGQPCDKEVTQQRLDKKTINLSQDLQDPCSTNSCFLPESTISRVSDSQFVPSSGDILCSASPITFEKNPSRYREHSASNSLEENSSMKLQSECEPKQGSERNLELSTDLILTGTGIVKEELSMHSEGRSPDEQVMEVNFNLLDAFDFNDTDNEDLCERAENKLTEGDKLSRSPDCLRGEDVAQNAALGLHSCCEVVTHSKNEELKCSAFNRENDGNNYTGGITSRLCDSNVTGTGRIAEDSANQTRIAEGLLGDGHDIKEINERELSIEATIEKKDPDGCAVHTINGTSWMKSKPSDLSPGDTNVNECHPKTSMFEKTGSISCISTSRIISAMDKETEEDVIQLGCVKCPDVDLERSWGTESDDVKADSPLLALPQKSGPSYASFQYIGENPQKVFVIPHKEDSLISRSSTCPLEKSHSSPEETAIAETEFENVESINAFREACKGERLGMDCRKCPATADNSSVLPDLVNNIALLGALTQHSTALESLQKMEESNSMLYEAETSKEIFEPLVKDEAIKQFTEMPYSESIKASSYFDSSGLMPNHALNLLQKTEASILPTSFYQRDPETPDCQPKAVVFQGHQVRGSAASEIMSRAPHSQLGGQHYPGNMESAAERFLSPLFSSNDVLSDFRQSPGSGSLHGNTNFIGEENFQKQPNMTEESRTDQSSLALNMRSELPPWRALGTASCSDLRQTQWTSWKPSKMISSVQITSSLDPDPPVSPASGSEESIGGTQEPLRRRILPTGLELSDFIFGQEKSNYPGECNLSRVKPPVKTRTPFVTLPATEKIPDTVYSTDSEEIQQPFGSSVVNLCKKSEVFPISAFGPEDRNYETSVFGEYTEERQRESVQPAFPNVTSQYRKSKWLKYQNTAQCDLITPNSDGREVTDDICADSLLGMLQGDTGECSSVNKSAPGSAALLTAKSTLGKCSANTSHQDLISERKLLSPHFSQTPLAEATQKVLSHLSCHSATGASQDITICELSFPHVDKVKYPNLPKRKTVIPAVFQSHVQYKQIFKAALTEQLNIMLFELSQRFHNALSKVDISFYTSLKHGQTESKESCVPLCHHMHPAKLLVAKKEGQNKGRLFYTCDAPKAEQCSFFKWIEDVNPAQTKSRPSVALHDIKSIGTYLRSQKISLYEECQLLVRKGFEIQTQPCSKFKKLMNTPARFDGDSKTKLYLKLSRKEHYSLYSKDDIWVVSKTLNFDPLDTFIATSAFFGPSSTNEIELLPLKGYCPSNWRSNMFVHALLVCNASGELASLRNMEEHFNPSTLPLIPHLLKMNFDSENATNRVKKSKFTPPAPSLKRTTMYGPISTEVAMGLAKKIIQTFLLNPDQATSLLHIAQMMTSCENTKPVEERQILPITIIRGVFGAGKSYLLSVVILFLVQLFESSEATEGSRPASWKVLIASSTNTAVDRILLCLLNLGFEDFIRVGSIRKITKAILPHSLHAGSVNENDQLKELLALMKEDLTPAEKMYVRRSIEQHKLGTNKTILQQVKVVGVTCAACPFPCLNSLRFPVVILDECSQMTEPASLLPIARFQCEKLVLVGDPKQLPPTIQGSESVHEKGLEQTLFDRLCLMGHKAIVLRTQYRCHPAISAIANDLFYDGNLIDGISEEDRSPLLDWLPTLCFYNVNGVEQTERDNSFYNMPEAYFTVKLTQALIASGIEGSAVGVITLYKSQMCKIQNLLCGVQTEVSKIKAVQVSTVDAFQGAEKEIIVLSCVRTRQIGFIDSEKRMNVALTRARRHLLIVGNLPCLSRNRLWGRVIHHCKGWENGLQHVSQCEQQLNDILKSYWEKQKEEEQGKKEK; encoded by the exons ATGGCTTCTCAAGAATTTAct GTATTATACACTcaccaaaaaatgaaaaaatcaaaaacGTGGCAAGATGGAATTCTGAAGATTAGAAGTGGCAGTAATAAG GCTGTCTTGTTTGATGATAAAGGACAATGTTTGgagagtatttttttaaaatctcag GTGAATGCTGGAGACAACTTAGAAAGTGAACGCTATTTGATCACAGTTGAAGCActaaaagtgaatgaaaaatcttttgaagATCAGCCAAGGGAAGCAGAAACTCCAGCAGTGGATAGGAATGGTGTAAAATCTGGTGTCCCACCTCCAAGGCATCTGTGTGTTGGCTTGAAAAGGAAGTTTACG AGTTTCCAAGGGCCACGCcaagttgaaaagaaaacatcaacaacagaagagagagaaaaaacaacgTTGCCTTTATCCAAGCAGTGTGAGGGGGCTTTTCCATCCAAGTTTTATGGTACCTCTCCGTTATTTTCTACGATTTGCCAGAAGGATGCAGAAACAAGTGCGTCTGCAGACTTTCGTGAAGATGCATGTACGGAGAATAACAGCAAACACATGTCTCTCTCCTCACTGCTTTCAGCTCCGTTTCTTGACAGATGTGAGGAGACAGAGAAGCAAAACCCTGGTCAATCCATTATGAGGCCAGAATCTCCTCTAATTACTGGGCACACCAAATCTAGTAGTCAGAGAGCTGCTCACGGGGCAGCATCACACAGCATcaggagcacagcacagatACTGGCTCTTTTGAAGTCTAAACCAGCCCAAGGATGCAGAGAGCAAACAACACCTCAAGGCACACAATGTCTTTCTAGGTTTCAGgcatcagaaaacacagatagtttatataaaagaaaaaccacaatCCTATCTGCTTTTTCAGGCAAGCCTGCCAAAAGACTCATGGAAAATATCCAGCATCTGCCTTGTACGAAGGGAATTGCAAACGATAACAAGGAATGTAATGCTGAAATGCTTCTAAATTCAGCTGGACAACCTTGTGATAAAGAAGTCACACAACAGAGACTTGATAAAAAGACAATTAATTTAAGTCAAGATTTACAAGATCCCTGCAGTACCAATAGTTGCTTCCTACCTGAATCCACGATAAGTAGAGTGAGTGACAGTCAGTTTGTCCCATCCTCAGGTGACATTTTGTGTTCAGCAAGTCCAATCACCTTCGAAAAAAATCCCTCCAGATACAGGGAGCATTCAGCAAGTAACAGTCTCGAGGAGAATTCATCTATGAAGCTGCAAAGTGAGTGTGAGCCAAAACAAGGTTCAGAAAGAAACTTGGAGCTCTCTACAGACCTAATATTGACTGGAACTGGAATTGTAAAGGAGGAATTAAGTATGCACAGCGAAGGCCGTAGTCCAGATGAACAGGTGATGGAAGTTAACTTTAATCTACTGGACGCTTTTGATTTTAATGACACAGACAATGAAGACCTGTGTGAAAGAGCTGAGAATAAGCTCACTGAAGGAGACAAGCTTTCACGAAGTCCTGACTGCTTAAGGGGAGAAGATGTAGCACAAAATGCTGCACTGGGACTTCATTCTTGCTGTGAAGTAGTGACACATAGTAAAAATGAAGAACTCAAATGTTCAGCTTTTAACAGAGAGAATGATGGAAATAACTACACTGGGGGTATAACATCTCGGCTTTGTGACAGCAATGTCACAGGCACAGGGAGAATTGCAGAAGACTCTGCAAACCAAACTAGAATTGCAGAGGGACTTTTGGGTGATGGACATGACATAAAAGAGATTAATGAAAGGGAATTAAGTATTGAAGCTACAATCGAAAAGAAGGATCCGGATGGCTGTGCAGTGCATACCATTAATGGCACGTCATGGATGAAAAGCAAGCCGTCTGATCTTTCACCTGGTGACACAAATGTTAATGAATGTCACCCTAAAACCAGTATGTTTGAAAAAACTGGAagtatttcatgtatttctacCAGCAGAATAATTTCTGCAATGGACAAAGAGACTGAAGAAGATGTTATACAGCTCGGATGTGTGAAATGCCCAGACGTTGATTTAGAACGCTCCTGGGGTACTGAGAGCGATGACGTTAAAGCAGACAGTCCTTTGCTGGCTTTGCCACAAAAATCAGGCCCTAGCTATGCCTCATTCCAATACATTGGAGAAAACCCTCAAAAGGTATTTGTCATTCCACATAAGGAAGATAGTCTCATTTCCAGAAGTTCTACCTGTCCTTTAGAAAAAAGCCATTCATCTCCAGAGGAAACAGCAATAGCTGAAACTGAGTTTGAAAATGTAGAGAGCATAAATGCCTTTCGTGAAGCTTGCAAAGGTGAAAGGTTAGGAATGGATTGCAGGAAATGCCCAGCGACAGCTGACAATTCATCGGTTCTTCCTGATTTGGTGAACAACATCGCTCTTCTAGGAGCTTTGACTCAACACAGCACAGCATTAGAAAGCTTACAAAAGATGGAGGAAAGTAATAGCATGTTATATGAAGCAGAGACTTCTAAAGAGATATTTGAACCCCTTGTGAAAGATGAAG CTATAAAACAGTTTACAGAAATGCCTTACTCAGAAAGTATAAAGGCATCTTCATACTTTGACTCTTCTGGCCTTATG CCCAACCATGCGCTCAATTTATTGCAGAAAACAGAGGCATCTATTCTACCAACATCTTTCTACCAAAGAGACCCTGAGACACCTGACTGCCAGCCAAAG GCTGTTGTGTTTCAAGGGCACCAAGTAAGGGGATCAGCAGCTAGTGAGATAATGTCAAGAGCTCCCCACTCACAGCTGGGAGGGCAGCACTACCCAGGTAATATGGAGTCTGCAGCTGAAAGATTTTTGTCACCCCTGTTTTCAAGCAATGATGTCCTTTCTGACTTCAGACAg TCTCCAGGTTCAGGAAGTCTCCATGGGAATACCAACTTTATTGGAGAAGAgaattttcagaagcagcctAACATGACTGAAGAGTCAAGAACAGATCAGTCCT CACTGGCATTGAACATGCGTTCTGAACTTCCACCATGGAGAGCGTTAGGCACAGCTTCATGTTCTGATTTGAGACAAACACAGTGGACTTCATGGAAACCCAGTAAG ATGATTTCATCAGTACAAATTACCTCCTCACTTGATCCAGACCCCCCAGTTTCTCCAGCTTCAGGAAGTGAGGAATCCATTGGAGGTACCCAGGAGCCCCTGAGACGCAGGATCTTGCCAACTGGACTGGaactttcagattttatttttg GACAGGAGAAATCCAACTATCCAGGGGAATGCAACCTCTCAAGAGTCAAACCCCCGGTTAAAACACGAACTCCATTTGTCACTCTTCCTGCCACTGAGAAGATTCCTGACACAGTTTATTCAACTGACAGTGAGGAGATCCAGCAACCTTTTGGCTCTTCAGTAGTCAATTTATGCAAGAAGTCAGAGGTATTTCCTATCAGTGCTTTTGGCCCTGAGGACAGAAATTATGAAACCTCTGTGTTTGGAGAGTATACGGAAGAGAGACAAAGGGAATCTGTGCAACCAGCGTTCCCTAACGTCACTTCACAATATAGAAAAAGCAAGTGGCTAAAATATCAAAACACTGCTCAGTGTGACTTGATAACTCCAAATAGCGATGGTAGGGAAGTGACTGATGACATCTGTGCTGACAGCCTCCTTGGAATGCTGCAGGGTGACACAGGAGAGTGCAGCAGTGTGAATAAAAGCGCTCCCGGCTCTGCAGCTCTACTGACAGCAAAGAGCACCCTTGGTAAATGCTCTGCAAATACCAGCCACCAAGATTTGATTTCAGAGAGGAAGTTACTTTCTCCACACTTCAGTCAGACACCTTTGGCTGAAGCAACACAAAAGGTGTTAAGTCATCTGAGCTGCCACTCTGCAACAGGAGCCAGCCAG gACATAACAATTTGTGAGTTGTCTTTTCCTCATGTGGATAAAGTAAAATATCCAAACCTTCCTAAAAGGAAGACTGTCATACCAGCCGTGTTTCAGTCTCATGTTCAgtacaaacagatttttaaagctgctcTGACAG AGCAATTGAACATAATGCTGTTTGAGTTGTCCCAAAGATTCCACAATGCCCTTTCAAAAGTGGATATATCATTCTACACTTCATTGAAACATGGGCAAACTGAGAGCAAGGAAAGCTGTGTTCCACTGTGCCATCACATGCACCCTGCTAAGCTTCTTGTGGCTAAAAAAGAAGGTCAAAACAAG gGTCGTTTATTCTATACGTGTGATGCCCCCAAAGCTGAGCAGTGTTCGTTTTTCAAGTGGATAGAAGATGTGAACCCCGCACAGACAAAATCCAGACCTAGTGTAGCGCTTCATGATATAAAAAGTATTGGGACATACCTCAGAAGTCAAAAGATTTCTCTCTATGAGGAATGCCAGCTTTTGGTGAG gaaaggctttgaAATTCAAACACAGCCATGTAGTAAGTTCAAGAAATTGATGAATACACCTGCCAGATTTGATGGTGATTCCAAAACCAAATTATACCTCAAACTAAGCAGAAAGGAGCATTATTCTCTCTATAGCAAAG ATGATATTTGGGTTGTTTCGAAGACTCTCAACTTTGATCCCCTTGATACTTTCATTGCAACTAGTGCTTTCTTTGGACCATCTTCCACCAATGAAATAGAATTGCTACCACTGAAAGGCTACTGTCCTTCAAACTGGAGATCGAATA tgtttgttcaTGCCCTGCTGGTTTGTAACGCTAGTGGTGAGCTTGCATCTTTAAGAAATATGGAGGAGCACTTCAATCCATCTACGTTACCACTAATACCACATCTACTAAAAAT GAATTTTGATTCTGAAAATGCTACTAATAGAgtcaagaaaagcaaatttactCCACCTGCCCCCAGCCTGAAACGCACAACAATGTACGGACCGATCAGCACTGAAGTGGCAATGGGATTAGCTAAAAAGATTATCCAAACGTTCTTGTTGAACCCAGATCAAGCTACATCACTGCTTCACATAGCTCAGATGATGACCTCCTGTGAAAACACCAAACCAGTGGAAGAACGTCAGATCCTCCCTATCACTATCATACGTG GTGTTTTTGGAGCTGGGAAGAGCTATCTGCTGTCTGTTGTGATCTTGTTCCTAGTACAGCTCTTTGAAAGCAGTGAAGCTACAGAGGGTTCGAGGCCAGCTTCGTGGAAAGTTCTGATTGCTTCTTCCACCAACACTGCCGTTGACAGGATACTCCTGTG TCTACTCAATCTTGGATTTGAGGATTTTATCAGAGTGGGAAGCATTAGGAAAATAACCAAAGCAATTCTTCCCCACAG tttACATGCTGGCTCAGTCAACGAAAATGATCAGCTAAAAGAGCTGCTTGCTCTCATGAAAGAAGATTTAACTCCAGCTGAAAAAATGTATGTAAGGAGGAGTATTGAGCAACACAAACTGGGGACCAATAAAACCATACTGCAACAG GTGAAAGTGGTTGGAGTGACCTGTGCTGCCTGCCCGTTCCCTTGTCTGAATTCTCTTCGGTTTCCTGTTGTGATTCTGGATGAGTGCAGTCAGATGACTGAAcctgcttctctccttcctATTGCAAG GTTTCAGTGTGAAAAGCTAGTCCTTGTTGGAGACCCTAAGCAGTTACCACCAACTATTCAAGGGTCTGAGAGTGTTCATGAGAAGGGACTGGAGCAGACTCTCTTTGACCGGCTTTGTCTGATG GGACATAAAGCAATAGTTCTTCGGACACAGTACCGATGCCACCCTGCCATCAGTGCCATAGCCAACGACCTGTTCTATGATGGAAATCTGATAGATGGCATTTCTGAGGAAGACAGGAGTCCTTTACTGGATTGGCTTCCAACACTGTGCTTTTATAATGTTAATGGGGTAGAGCAA ACTGAAAGAGACAACAGCTTTTATAACATGCCAGAAGCTTATTTCACGGTCAAGCTCACCCAGGCTCTGATTGCCAGTGGAATAGAAGGATCTGCAGTCGGTGTGATTACTCTTTATAAGTCACAGATGTGTAAG ATTCAGAACTTGCTCTGTGGAGTACAGACTGAGGTTTCCAAAATTAAAGCTGTCCAGGTGTCCACTGTAGATGCATTCCAAGGAGCTGAGAAGGAGATCATTGTTTTGTCCTGTGTAAGAACAAGGCAAATTGGGTTCATAGACTCGGAAAAGCGAATGAATGTTGCGCTGACGAGAGCAAGAAGACATCTGTTGATTGTTGGGAATCTGCCCTGCTTAAGTAGGAACAGACTGTGGGGAAGAGTAATTCATCACTGCAAAG GATGGGAAAATGGATTGCAGCATGTAAGccagtgtgagcagcagctaAATGACATTCTTAAGTCTTACTGggagaaacagaaggaagaggagcagggtaagaaggaaaaataa